A part of Pararhizobium sp. A13 genomic DNA contains:
- a CDS encoding adenylate/guanylate cyclase domain-containing protein — protein sequence MTRAQQVGVIVGLVIVAILTILRASDPQLMRLAREVAFDEYQRIAPRAFEDLPVRVIDIDEASLKEFGQWPWPRDRMAMLVDRLSETGAAAIAFDILFSEPDRLSPRTIMRDVAGVDPSLLERLPDNDEIFARSIAEKPVVLGFALSNEGGYRPQVKAGFAFTGEPPFRAPPRITSATPLRPQLEANAAGIGHISLNPGDPSAVVRTVPLLLSDGEQLYPNLALEALRVAQGASTYVLADAPNVPDTITLIKVGDFVVPVTASGELWLYVSPDRADRYISARRILAEKGVSPETSAALEGSIVFVGTSAAGLQDIRTTALGQNVPGVSLQAQTVEQILSGRFLSRPDWADGLEILSIAVAGTLLVILTTFVSPAMALACGLLITALALAASWLAFLYGGLLLDPLAPIISGSVTHFAATAFRFLVIDRERREVRAAFGHYLSPSLLYRIEHTRDALRLGGDDRELTVMFVDIRNFTEISERLAPTAVVGFLNTFLDALSRHIIENEGTLDKFIGDSIMAFWNAPVDVKDHAAKAVHAALAMRETLARLNADDAFGFGNGQAVGIGIGIHTGLACVGNMGAETHFNYSAVGDTVNVTARIESACKEVCFDILVSESTASLAPQYALLEAGALTLKGKSARTRTFAVIGDERLAMSREFAALKHVHEQLIEALASRSPAVRDVLRVAKRRAAAVPVGLAEFYRRISRRADHFLQRPAAAPPVLPDRKTLP from the coding sequence ATGACACGCGCGCAGCAAGTTGGCGTCATTGTCGGTCTGGTGATCGTAGCGATCCTCACGATCCTGAGGGCCAGTGACCCGCAACTCATGCGGCTGGCGCGCGAGGTGGCGTTCGACGAGTATCAGCGCATCGCACCGCGGGCATTTGAGGACCTGCCGGTCCGCGTGATCGACATAGACGAAGCGTCGCTGAAAGAATTTGGCCAGTGGCCATGGCCGCGGGACCGCATGGCCATGCTGGTGGACAGGCTTTCCGAAACGGGAGCGGCGGCGATCGCATTCGACATCCTCTTCTCGGAACCCGACCGCCTTTCGCCCCGCACGATCATGCGCGATGTCGCGGGGGTCGATCCCTCGCTGCTTGAGCGGCTTCCGGACAATGACGAAATTTTTGCGCGGTCGATTGCCGAAAAGCCCGTCGTGCTCGGCTTTGCGCTCTCCAACGAAGGCGGCTACCGGCCTCAGGTGAAGGCCGGCTTTGCCTTCACGGGCGAACCGCCCTTCCGTGCGCCTCCCCGCATCACGAGCGCGACACCCTTGCGGCCGCAGCTTGAGGCCAATGCCGCCGGCATCGGCCATATCAGCCTCAACCCCGGCGATCCCTCGGCAGTGGTGCGCACCGTGCCGCTGCTGCTGAGCGACGGGGAGCAACTCTATCCCAACCTTGCGCTCGAAGCGCTGCGCGTCGCGCAGGGCGCGTCCACCTACGTGCTCGCCGATGCGCCGAACGTGCCGGACACCATTACCTTGATCAAGGTCGGAGATTTCGTCGTCCCGGTGACGGCATCAGGAGAGCTCTGGCTCTATGTCAGCCCCGACAGGGCAGACCGGTATATTTCGGCGCGACGGATACTGGCGGAAAAAGGTGTGTCGCCCGAAACAAGCGCTGCGCTCGAAGGCAGCATCGTCTTCGTCGGCACGTCGGCCGCGGGCCTGCAGGATATTCGCACAACAGCGCTCGGGCAGAACGTTCCCGGCGTTTCGCTTCAGGCCCAGACCGTCGAGCAGATCCTGTCCGGGCGTTTTCTCTCGCGTCCCGACTGGGCCGACGGCCTTGAAATCCTGTCCATTGCGGTGGCGGGTACCCTGCTCGTCATCCTGACCACATTCGTCAGTCCCGCCATGGCGCTGGCCTGTGGGCTGCTGATTACCGCACTCGCACTTGCCGCCTCCTGGCTCGCCTTCCTCTACGGTGGCCTTCTGCTTGATCCCCTGGCACCGATCATCAGCGGATCAGTCACGCATTTCGCGGCAACCGCGTTCCGCTTTCTGGTGATCGACCGGGAACGCCGGGAGGTCCGCGCCGCCTTTGGCCACTACCTCTCCCCGTCGCTCCTCTATCGCATCGAGCATACCCGCGACGCCTTGCGTCTCGGCGGCGACGACCGCGAACTGACGGTGATGTTCGTCGACATCCGCAACTTCACCGAGATCAGCGAGCGACTGGCGCCCACCGCCGTCGTCGGCTTCCTGAACACCTTTCTCGACGCCCTCAGCCGCCATATCATCGAGAACGAAGGCACCCTCGACAAGTTCATCGGCGACTCGATCATGGCCTTCTGGAACGCGCCCGTCGATGTGAAAGATCATGCGGCCAAGGCGGTCCATGCCGCATTGGCGATGCGCGAGACGCTTGCCCGTCTCAATGCCGATGACGCGTTCGGATTTGGAAATGGACAGGCAGTGGGCATCGGCATCGGTATCCATACCGGCCTTGCCTGCGTCGGAAACATGGGCGCCGAGACCCATTTCAACTATTCGGCCGTAGGCGACACGGTCAATGTGACCGCACGCATCGAGAGTGCCTGCAAGGAAGTCTGTTTCGACATTCTCGTGTCGGAGAGCACAGCGAGCCTCGCGCCGCAGTATGCGCTGCTCGAGGCGGGAGCGCTGACGCTCAAGGGCAAGAGCGCGCGAACCCGCACCTTCGCGGTCATCGGCGACGAGCGCCTTGCCATGTCCCGCGAATTTGCCGCACTGAAGCATGTGCACGAGCAACTGATCGAAGCCCTGGCATCGCGATCGCCGGCTGTCCGCGACGTGCTGCGCGTTGCAAAACGCAGGGCGGCGGCAGTGCCGGTGGGTCTGGCGGAATTCTATCGCCGCATCTCGCGCAGGGCCGACCACTTTCTGCAGCGGCCCGCCGCAGCGCCGCCCGTCCTACCAGATAGAAAAACGTTACCGTAA
- a CDS encoding chemotaxis protein CheW translates to MSNAIKQSGAYLEIVSFHLGDQEFCIDIMAIREIRGWAPVTPMPHTPPYVLGLINLRGAVIPVIDMACRLGMKMTEPSERSAIIVTDIAGKLVGLLVEQVSDMMTIKSEDLQPAPEIIPEAQRAFCRGIVALEKTMVCFLNLDTVIADELAQAA, encoded by the coding sequence ATGTCAAACGCAATCAAGCAGTCCGGTGCCTATCTCGAAATCGTTTCGTTTCACCTAGGCGATCAGGAATTTTGCATCGATATCATGGCGATCCGCGAAATCCGTGGCTGGGCGCCGGTGACGCCGATGCCGCACACGCCGCCTTACGTTCTCGGCTTGATCAACCTGCGCGGCGCCGTCATTCCGGTCATCGACATGGCTTGCCGCCTCGGCATGAAGATGACCGAACCGTCCGAGCGCTCGGCGATCATCGTCACCGACATCGCCGGCAAGCTGGTCGGCCTTTTGGTCGAGCAGGTCTCCGACATGATGACCATCAAGAGCGAAGACCTGCAGCCGGCGCCGGAGATCATTCCAGAGGCACAGCGCGCCTTCTGCCGCGGCATCGTGGCACTGGAAAAGACCATGGTCTGCTTCCTCAACCTCGACACGGTCATTGCCGACGAACTGGCGCAGGCCGCCTAA
- a CDS encoding CreA family protein, which translates to MPLALRLVSACALFAASVASLPAQAETVGEVGVDWLGNDILIDAVTDPKVAGVTCHVTYFDRSVIDRLRKGNWFEDPSNNSIACRQTGPVTIGDIDLSQEGEEVFREGLSLIWKKLVVNRIYDKKNNTLIYLAHSRELTDGSAKMSISTIPLFGQPVTWTDGAPK; encoded by the coding sequence ATGCCGCTTGCCCTTCGTCTTGTCAGCGCTTGTGCCCTTTTCGCGGCAAGCGTCGCATCCCTGCCCGCGCAGGCCGAAACCGTCGGCGAGGTCGGCGTCGACTGGCTCGGCAACGACATCCTGATCGATGCGGTTACGGATCCGAAGGTGGCCGGCGTCACCTGCCACGTCACCTATTTCGATCGCAGCGTCATCGACCGCCTGAGAAAGGGAAACTGGTTTGAGGATCCCTCCAACAATTCGATCGCCTGCCGCCAGACCGGGCCGGTAACGATCGGCGATATCGACCTCAGCCAGGAAGGCGAAGAAGTGTTCCGAGAGGGGCTTTCGCTGATCTGGAAGAAACTCGTCGTCAACCGCATCTACGACAAGAAAAACAATACTTTGATCTATCTCGCCCATTCGCGCGAACTAACCGACGGCTCCGCCAAGATGTCGATCTCGACCATTCCGCTCTTCGGCCAGCCGGTGACATGGACGGACGGTGCGCCGAAGTAA
- a CDS encoding FecR domain-containing protein, protein MFAPDRAVVVALSVLLAAASPSVAAESIGKAVHIKTAVTGASGELAVNDPVFQDERIRTSLSGLGQFVFQDGTKLAVGWGSSVVIDKFVFDGSRSVKKLTVKAAKGTFRWISGNSKHAAYEIVTPAGTIGVRGTVFDFYIGADGTTAVVLLGGSASFCGQGGCRELTRRCDCVVANRNGGLTETRRVDRSIFKTLGNAKALPFLSGSQKLSALGGGGCGLTNVAIQREDVVPKEKRAVPIKPDKRVDPKDPPDEDEPDKPRDEEPDKPHHDDDKPDRHHHHNHHDRDGNSVDDGSQHHGDHDDGYHRGHDRDRNDKGKDRNDRGKSGK, encoded by the coding sequence ATGTTTGCTCCAGATCGGGCGGTCGTCGTCGCGCTCAGTGTTCTGCTCGCCGCTGCATCGCCGTCAGTCGCTGCGGAATCGATCGGCAAGGCGGTCCATATCAAGACTGCGGTGACAGGGGCGAGCGGTGAGCTTGCGGTCAACGATCCGGTGTTCCAGGACGAACGGATCCGCACGTCCCTATCCGGGCTGGGCCAGTTTGTATTCCAGGATGGCACCAAGCTTGCCGTGGGGTGGGGCTCATCCGTGGTCATCGACAAGTTCGTCTTCGATGGCTCCCGTTCTGTGAAGAAGCTCACCGTCAAAGCGGCCAAGGGGACGTTTCGCTGGATAAGCGGGAACTCCAAACACGCGGCCTATGAGATCGTAACGCCAGCCGGCACGATCGGCGTCCGTGGGACTGTGTTCGATTTCTATATCGGTGCCGACGGCACGACCGCGGTCGTTCTGTTGGGCGGATCAGCCAGTTTTTGCGGCCAGGGCGGTTGCAGAGAACTCACGCGGCGCTGCGACTGCGTGGTTGCCAACCGCAACGGCGGCCTGACCGAAACCCGCCGGGTCGACCGCAGCATCTTCAAGACGCTCGGCAATGCCAAGGCGCTGCCGTTTCTCTCGGGCAGTCAGAAGCTTTCAGCGCTTGGCGGCGGTGGTTGCGGCCTTACGAACGTGGCAATTCAGCGGGAAGACGTCGTTCCCAAGGAGAAACGCGCTGTTCCAATCAAGCCGGACAAGAGGGTCGACCCCAAGGACCCGCCCGATGAGGATGAGCCTGACAAGCCGCGTGATGAGGAGCCCGACAAGCCGCACCATGACGATGACAAGCCCGACAGGCATCATCATCACAACCATCATGATCGCGACGGCAACAGCGTCGACGACGGCAGCCAGCATCACGGTGATCACGACGACGGCTACCATCGCGGCCACGACAGGGACCGCAACGACAAGGGCAAGGACCGTAACGACAGAGGCAAGAGCGGGAAATGA
- a CDS encoding GGDEF domain-containing protein, with protein sequence MSFLSAIAVISLAVMFPVLLSLRKTSVPGITSFCLACALSALSAGLGLTSAIAPPWIHAVIGSTLMVAAGVMTLNGFREFLGRKPLGSRPLVATLACTVLMLGALSDMFEDRDACLAVSAGVAGMIYFLAGVSILRHWSRKRAVAPYTLFCCVSAFAVAALHAIRVIAAATDFSTATEPQLWTTALLAARQLMMPLFFLGVILLLHGWMIANLRHLIAHDELTGALSRRAFMAGYERMFHVASGSGRQTTLMLLDLDRFKQINDLHGHAGGDAALVHFTRTVRATLAGRGILGRLGGEEFGIAIAGIGRPEAGAIADAICAAVRTTPASGRKGADIALTVSIGVAIAEPGGALADVMVQADMALYEAKAMGRDRSSIADSLQAASSASARALAGAAAQMRAAAAIAVTSAQPLSKAS encoded by the coding sequence ATGAGTTTTCTTTCCGCCATCGCAGTCATTTCCCTTGCAGTCATGTTTCCCGTGCTCCTGTCGCTTCGCAAGACCAGCGTCCCGGGCATAACGAGCTTCTGCCTCGCCTGTGCTCTCTCGGCGCTTTCCGCCGGATTGGGCCTCACATCGGCGATCGCCCCCCCGTGGATCCACGCGGTGATCGGATCGACATTGATGGTCGCCGCAGGCGTGATGACGTTGAACGGTTTCCGCGAATTTCTGGGGCGAAAACCACTCGGATCGCGGCCGCTCGTCGCAACCCTTGCCTGCACTGTCCTGATGCTTGGCGCCCTCAGTGACATGTTCGAAGACCGCGACGCCTGCCTCGCCGTGAGCGCTGGAGTGGCGGGGATGATCTATTTCCTCGCCGGCGTCTCGATCCTGCGTCACTGGTCGAGGAAACGCGCCGTCGCCCCCTATACGCTGTTCTGCTGCGTTTCGGCCTTTGCCGTCGCTGCCCTGCACGCCATTCGCGTCATTGCCGCGGCGACGGATTTCAGCACCGCCACAGAACCGCAACTGTGGACGACAGCCCTTCTGGCCGCCCGTCAACTGATGATGCCGCTGTTCTTCCTCGGTGTCATTTTGTTGTTGCACGGATGGATGATTGCCAATCTTCGTCACTTGATCGCCCACGACGAACTGACGGGTGCCCTGTCCCGCCGGGCCTTCATGGCCGGATATGAGCGGATGTTCCACGTCGCCTCCGGATCGGGTCGCCAAACAACGTTGATGCTGCTCGATCTCGACCGGTTCAAACAGATCAACGACCTGCATGGCCACGCCGGCGGCGACGCGGCGCTTGTACACTTCACCAGGACCGTCCGCGCTACGCTTGCCGGGCGCGGCATCCTCGGGCGCCTGGGCGGCGAAGAATTCGGTATCGCAATCGCAGGCATCGGGCGACCGGAGGCAGGCGCGATCGCCGATGCGATCTGCGCCGCGGTGAGGACGACACCCGCCAGCGGCCGCAAAGGCGCGGACATCGCGCTGACCGTCAGCATCGGCGTCGCCATCGCCGAACCCGGTGGCGCACTGGCGGATGTCATGGTGCAGGCCGACATGGCACTTTACGAAGCCAAGGCGATGGGACGCGACCGGTCGAGCATTGCCGATAGCCTTCAGGCCGCCTCCTCGGCCAGCGCCCGCGCGCTTGCAGGCGCCGCGGCCCAGATGCGGGCGGCAGCTGCCATTGCGGTTACCTCAGCGCAGCCGTTGTCGAAGGCCAGCTGA
- the pncA gene encoding bifunctional nicotinamidase/pyrazinamidase: MRCLLLVDIQNGFCSGGNLAVPHGEDVVPVANRLIAEGRYDLVVASQDWHPADHGSFASQHPGKKPFEKGTLNGKPQMLWPDHCVQGTRDAQFHPGLNFAGIDHVQRKGENREVDSYSAFRDNDHSALTGLSGYLTRARVGTLDICGLATDYCVKASALDAMVMMPGVDVRFIADASRGIDPAGVQAAIAEMAAAGVRIITSKDVFADR, translated from the coding sequence GTGAGATGCCTTCTGCTCGTCGATATCCAGAATGGCTTCTGCTCCGGTGGAAACCTTGCGGTACCGCATGGTGAAGATGTGGTGCCGGTCGCCAACCGGCTGATCGCCGAGGGCAGGTATGATCTGGTCGTCGCCTCGCAGGACTGGCATCCGGCCGATCATGGCAGCTTCGCCTCCCAGCATCCCGGAAAGAAGCCTTTCGAGAAGGGCACGCTGAACGGCAAGCCGCAGATGTTATGGCCGGATCATTGCGTCCAGGGCACCCGAGATGCCCAGTTCCATCCCGGTCTGAACTTCGCAGGCATCGACCACGTGCAGCGCAAGGGGGAGAACCGTGAGGTCGACAGTTACTCCGCCTTTCGCGACAATGATCACTCCGCGCTGACAGGACTTTCGGGCTACCTGACCCGGGCACGCGTCGGCACCCTCGATATTTGCGGCCTTGCGACCGATTATTGCGTCAAGGCCTCGGCGCTTGACGCGATGGTGATGATGCCCGGTGTTGATGTCCGGTTTATTGCCGATGCAAGCCGCGGTATCGACCCCGCCGGCGTGCAGGCCGCAATTGCCGAAATGGCGGCGGCCGGCGTTCGCATCATTACTTCCAAGGACGTCTTCGCAGATCGGTAA
- a CDS encoding DUF2778 domain-containing protein, with amino-acid sequence MAFAVEKFSHVASSGKSGGRSKKAHSLVSGATVIGVGIAASIWMIATFAAMQAMGPSLPSGKNPRLEASLGLNAIVRAAPQQRVVRVAKFSRLTVLPRIHLASTIVPQKSIVAIALAKPAVDFIEKTQVLALAKAAAARGDDVITGSTPVVANALVENVSLKDGLGKPFSLVMQEPASSLNGMLPDLGPLPLSKPRSLADSAGKPADQTKQPGTKELAYAKPDLPMDDEDEVRPTFRGRKGVAYYDISAGVVYMPNGEKLEAHSGIGKMRDNPAYVHVKMKGPTPPGTYKVTMRESLFHGVAAVRLTPIDGVAPHGRVGLLAHSYLLRNRGDSHGCVAFEEYPRFLKAFKRGEISHMVIVKSMKGLSAPKRTLASLFSKGA; translated from the coding sequence ATGGCGTTTGCGGTCGAAAAATTCAGTCATGTCGCCTCATCCGGGAAATCGGGAGGCCGCTCGAAAAAGGCGCATTCTCTCGTCTCCGGCGCGACCGTTATAGGCGTCGGCATCGCCGCTTCGATCTGGATGATCGCGACCTTCGCGGCCATGCAGGCCATGGGGCCATCGCTGCCGTCAGGCAAAAATCCCCGCCTGGAAGCCTCCTTGGGACTTAATGCGATCGTGCGCGCCGCCCCACAGCAGCGCGTGGTGCGCGTTGCCAAGTTCTCGCGGCTGACCGTCCTGCCGCGCATCCATCTGGCCTCGACGATTGTGCCACAGAAGAGCATCGTGGCCATTGCCCTGGCGAAACCTGCCGTCGACTTTATCGAAAAGACACAGGTCCTGGCGCTGGCGAAGGCGGCTGCGGCGAGGGGCGACGACGTGATCACCGGCTCGACGCCCGTGGTGGCCAACGCTCTCGTTGAAAACGTCTCGCTCAAGGACGGTTTGGGCAAACCCTTCAGCCTCGTGATGCAGGAGCCGGCATCGTCGCTGAATGGCATGCTACCGGATTTGGGGCCGCTACCGCTCTCCAAACCGCGGAGCCTTGCCGACAGCGCCGGCAAACCTGCCGATCAGACCAAGCAGCCGGGGACCAAAGAGCTTGCCTATGCCAAGCCGGATCTTCCCATGGACGATGAGGACGAGGTTCGTCCGACTTTCCGCGGCCGCAAGGGCGTTGCCTACTACGATATCTCGGCCGGCGTGGTTTACATGCCGAACGGTGAGAAGCTCGAGGCCCATTCCGGTATCGGCAAGATGCGCGACAATCCCGCTTATGTCCATGTGAAGATGAAGGGCCCGACGCCGCCCGGTACTTACAAGGTGACAATGCGCGAGTCACTGTTCCACGGTGTGGCGGCCGTACGCCTGACGCCGATCGACGGCGTCGCGCCGCATGGCCGCGTCGGTCTGCTCGCCCACAGCTATCTCCTGCGCAACCGCGGCGACTCGCACGGTTGCGTCGCCTTCGAGGAGTATCCGCGCTTCCTGAAAGCCTTCAAGCGCGGGGAAATCTCGCACATGGTCATCGTCAAGAGCATGAAAGGCTTGTCCGCCCCGAAACGCACGCTGGCCTCACTGTTTTCCAAGGGCGCGTAA